In Calditerricola satsumensis, the genomic stretch ACGGAAACCTTCCCGGTTACTTTTTCACCTGCGCCATCACTTCTTCGGCAAAATTGCACGCTTTTTTCTCGATCCCCTCGCCGAGCACAAAACGGGCGAAGCGGCGAATGGTAATGTTCTCGCCAATCTTGGCGATTTTCTCCTTGAGCAGCTCCTCGATCGTCTTGTCCGGATCCTTGATAAAAGGCTGTTCCAGCAAGCAGATTTCGGCGAAAAACTTCTTGAGGCGCCCCTCGACCATCTTCTCGACGATGTGTTCCGGCTTCCCTTCGTTCAGGGCTTGCTGGCGAAGGATCTGCCGCTCCTTCTCGATCTCCTCGGCCGGAACCTCGTCGCGGCTGACGTAGCGCGGCGCCGCAGCGGCAATTTGCATGGCGATGTCGCGGACGAATTCGCGAAACTCGTCGGTCTTGGCCACAAAGTCGGTTTCACAGTTGACTTCCACCAGCACGCCAATCTTGCCGCCGCCGTGGATGTACGATTCGACCAGCCCCTCTGCCGTCACGCGGCCGGCCTTCTTTGCCGCAGCAGCCAAGCCTTTCTCGCGGAGGATTTCCATGGCGCGGTTCATGTCCCCGCCGGCTTCCTCCAGGGCCTTTTTGCAATCCATCATGCCGGCACCCGTCTTCTCGCGCAATTCTTTCACCATGCTTGCCGTAATGGCCATTCCACAGAGCCCTCCTTCTTGGTCTCGTTCTGGGTTTGGGGTTTACTCCTAGACTTCCCCA encodes the following:
- the tsf gene encoding translation elongation factor Ts, whose amino-acid sequence is MAITASMVKELREKTGAGMMDCKKALEEAGGDMNRAMEILREKGLAAAAKKAGRVTAEGLVESYIHGGGKIGVLVEVNCETDFVAKTDEFREFVRDIAMQIAAAAPRYVSRDEVPAEEIEKERQILRQQALNEGKPEHIVEKMVEGRLKKFFAEICLLEQPFIKDPDKTIEELLKEKIAKIGENITIRRFARFVLGEGIEKKACNFAEEVMAQVKK